A region of Acidobacteriota bacterium DNA encodes the following proteins:
- a CDS encoding RNA polymerase subunit sigma-24, with translation KKKTRREDSPVMVDASGEEHSLLDQVADDRAGANPERNLMRRELGGKIGKALQQLTPRERMVFELKHYQGLKLRTIGEMLNTTEETAKNTLFRATQKLRGTLAPMR, from the coding sequence CAAGAAAAAAACGCGGCGCGAAGATTCGCCTGTCATGGTCGATGCCAGTGGAGAAGAGCACAGCCTGTTGGACCAGGTCGCCGACGATCGAGCTGGAGCCAATCCCGAGCGCAACCTTATGCGGCGTGAACTGGGTGGCAAGATTGGCAAAGCCTTGCAGCAACTCACGCCGCGTGAGCGGATGGTATTTGAGTTGAAGCATTATCAGGGACTGAAGTTGAGAACGATTGGCGAGATGTTGAACACAACGGAAGAGACGGCAAAGAACACGCTGTTCCGCGCCACGCAAAAGCTGCGAGGAACACTGGCGCCGATGCGCTGA
- a CDS encoding MFS transporter, which translates to MKLSPSLFKSTIVAALGGLLFGFDTAVISGTTRGLTDQYHLSPKSLGITVASALVGTLIGAAVAAIPGDRYGRRDSLRVMAILYLISALGCAFAWNWPALVLFRFVGGLGIGGSSVLGPMYIAEIAPAAWRGRLVGFFQFNVVFGILLAYLSNYLLSMVGFGTAEWRWELGVTAIPAFLFFLMLFGIPRSPRWLAEVDRADEARAVLQLIGEENYEQRLREIVDSIAQAKALGKEALFQRRYALPVFLAISIGAFNQLSGINAILYYLNDVFARAGFGKVSGNLQAVAIGATNLAFTMIAMSLIDKIGRKTLLLIGSVGTMLCLAGVSAVFATHRHEEFLVWLLIGYIAFFAVSQGAVIWVYISEIFPNVVRAKGQSLGSSTHWAMNALISLIFPLLAARSGAYPFMFFCLMMVAQFFVVLFTYPETKGITLEDMQKRLEGSRVAAHL; encoded by the coding sequence ATGAAACTCAGCCCTTCTCTCTTCAAAAGCACGATCGTAGCCGCGCTTGGCGGCCTCCTGTTCGGATTTGATACTGCAGTAATCTCAGGCACCACGCGCGGACTCACGGATCAATATCACCTCTCACCCAAGTCTCTGGGGATCACCGTTGCCAGTGCCTTGGTGGGCACGCTGATCGGCGCGGCTGTCGCTGCAATCCCTGGGGATCGCTATGGGCGCCGAGATAGTTTGCGCGTCATGGCGATTCTTTACCTCATCTCGGCGCTCGGTTGCGCCTTTGCCTGGAACTGGCCGGCGCTGGTTCTTTTCCGATTTGTCGGAGGGCTGGGAATTGGAGGTTCTTCAGTCCTAGGCCCTATGTACATCGCCGAGATCGCGCCAGCAGCATGGCGCGGACGATTGGTGGGATTCTTTCAGTTCAACGTGGTGTTCGGAATCCTGCTGGCGTATTTGTCGAATTACCTTCTCAGCATGGTTGGTTTTGGCACCGCTGAATGGCGCTGGGAGCTAGGCGTAACTGCAATTCCAGCGTTCCTGTTTTTCCTGATGCTATTTGGAATTCCTCGCAGCCCGCGCTGGCTCGCGGAAGTCGACAGAGCTGATGAGGCGCGCGCCGTGTTGCAGCTAATTGGCGAAGAGAACTATGAACAGCGCTTGCGGGAGATCGTCGATTCCATCGCCCAGGCGAAGGCTCTGGGTAAGGAAGCTCTCTTCCAAAGGCGCTACGCTCTGCCTGTGTTTCTAGCAATCTCGATCGGTGCTTTCAACCAACTCTCCGGCATCAACGCCATTCTCTACTACCTGAATGACGTCTTTGCCCGCGCCGGCTTCGGCAAAGTGTCCGGAAATTTGCAGGCAGTCGCGATCGGTGCAACGAACCTTGCCTTCACCATGATTGCAATGTCACTGATCGACAAGATCGGACGCAAAACTCTGCTGTTGATAGGCTCGGTGGGTACGATGCTTTGTCTTGCCGGAGTTTCGGCGGTTTTCGCAACTCATCGTCATGAAGAGTTTCTGGTCTGGCTGCTCATCGGCTACATCGCTTTCTTCGCCGTCTCGCAGGGGGCGGTCATTTGGGTTTATATTAGTGAGATCTTTCCCAATGTGGTACGCGCCAAAGGACAAAGCCTGGGGAGCTCCACGCATTGGGCGATGAATGCTCTCATCTCCCTTATCTTCCCTCTTCTAGCAGCGCGGTCCGGAGCTTACCCGTTTATGTTCTTTTGCCTGATGATGGTCGCGCAATTCTTTGTTGTCCTCTTCACTTACCCGGAGACAAAAGGAATCACGCTCGAGGACATGCAGAAGCGGCTTGAAGGTTCGAGGGTCGCAGCACACTTGTGA
- a CDS encoding cystathionine gamma-synthase, with amino-acid sequence MSSHTRGIHTRTIHGNLSPDPATGAILTPIYQTTTYVQEAVGVHKGFTYSRAANPTVSALEDVLGSLEGAPTLCFSTGMAAITTLFLSILKQDDHAIISEVVYGGTVRLFRQVLEGVGVRASFVDTSDIGAVSEAIEPRTKLIFIETPANPTLKLTDIAAVSRVTRKAGVLLAVDNTFLTAALQPVFELGADISVLSTTKYIEGHNATVGGSLATKDEALLERFRLVRKTIGCIQSPLESWLTLRGLKTLSMRLERHSDNALAVASWLEKHPTVSRVFYPGLASFPQYDLACRQHGAHGGMLSFEVTGATPAALELMKSVKLCALAENLGAAETLITHPASMTHADIPPETREALGIPDGLIRLSVGLEDPADIIADLEQALGKAEACSSTAYIASVAS; translated from the coding sequence ATGTCTTCGCATACCCGCGGTATTCATACCCGTACTATTCACGGCAATCTTTCGCCCGATCCCGCCACCGGGGCCATTCTCACACCCATTTATCAGACGACGACCTACGTGCAGGAAGCTGTTGGCGTGCACAAGGGGTTTACTTACTCCCGGGCGGCGAATCCCACCGTTTCGGCACTCGAGGACGTGCTGGGATCTCTCGAGGGTGCGCCAACTTTATGTTTTTCAACCGGAATGGCCGCGATTACGACGCTGTTCCTGTCGATCCTGAAACAGGACGACCACGCCATCATCTCTGAGGTAGTTTATGGCGGGACCGTTCGCCTGTTTCGCCAGGTGCTTGAGGGCGTGGGCGTACGCGCAAGCTTTGTGGATACATCTGACATCGGTGCCGTCTCTGAGGCAATTGAGCCGCGCACCAAATTGATCTTCATTGAGACGCCTGCAAACCCGACGCTTAAGCTCACGGACATTGCTGCGGTTTCGCGCGTGACCCGCAAAGCGGGCGTGCTGCTTGCGGTCGATAATACATTTCTGACGGCGGCGCTTCAGCCAGTGTTTGAGCTTGGGGCTGACATCAGCGTGCTCTCGACGACCAAGTACATCGAAGGCCACAATGCCACAGTAGGCGGGTCGCTCGCGACCAAAGACGAAGCGCTCCTGGAGCGCTTTCGACTGGTACGTAAAACGATCGGCTGCATTCAATCTCCGCTCGAGTCCTGGCTTACGTTACGCGGGCTGAAGACGCTCAGCATGCGTCTTGAGCGGCACTCTGATAACGCTTTGGCGGTGGCGAGCTGGCTGGAGAAACATCCAACCGTCTCGCGAGTGTTTTATCCCGGATTGGCGTCGTTCCCACAATACGACTTGGCATGTCGCCAGCATGGCGCTCACGGAGGAATGCTCTCGTTTGAAGTGACAGGCGCAACTCCCGCAGCCCTGGAGCTGATGAAGTCAGTCAAGCTCTGTGCATTGGCAGAAAACCTGGGAGCGGCGGAAACACTTATTACACATCCGGCGAGCATGACTCACGCGGACATTCCCCCAGAGACGCGTGAAGCGCTCGGCATCCCTGACGGATTGATTCGGCTTTCTGTCGGGCTTGAAGATCCGGCAGACATCATCGCCGATCTCGAGCAGGCACTCGGCAAAGCCGAGGCTTGTAGCAGCACTGCATATATCGCGAGCGTGGCGTCATGA
- a CDS encoding cystathionine beta-lyase encodes MKIDTKIVQANGCPGDPHRAISTPIYQTATFEQEGALGFSEYDYSRSGNPTRTVLEQQLAELERGIRAFAFASGLAALTAVTRLLKPGDEIVVIDDVYGGTCRLFSKILKRSQVTVRYVHGSGVEDFARACSQRTRLIHIETPTNPLLKVVDIAAVAKLAHENDALLCVDNTMLSPYLQNPLTLGADIVIHSATKFLCGHSDVVAGAVIVRDPQLAEEFYLIQNGEGAVLGPFDSYLLLRGIKTLALRVERQQENAERIADFLSNHSAVRQTYYPSLLDKKNFSLHSAQARGNGAVVSFETGSLGLSRQIVESLKLFPITVSFGGLQSSVSLPGRMSHASVPPQVAAERRLPQDLIRLSVGIEDAEDLIADLADALEVAESVSELRASVG; translated from the coding sequence ATGAAAATCGATACCAAAATTGTTCAAGCGAATGGCTGTCCTGGTGATCCACATCGGGCAATTTCGACCCCCATCTATCAGACTGCGACCTTCGAGCAGGAGGGAGCGCTTGGGTTCAGCGAATACGATTATTCGCGCAGTGGCAATCCAACGCGTACCGTTCTGGAACAGCAGCTTGCAGAGCTGGAGCGTGGCATCCGAGCATTCGCATTCGCCAGCGGATTGGCAGCGCTCACTGCAGTCACCAGGTTGCTCAAGCCCGGCGATGAGATTGTCGTCATCGATGATGTCTATGGCGGAACCTGTCGACTCTTCTCCAAGATCCTGAAGCGATCGCAAGTCACTGTCCGCTATGTTCATGGATCGGGGGTGGAAGATTTTGCCCGTGCATGCAGCCAGCGTACTCGGCTCATTCACATCGAAACACCAACAAACCCACTGTTAAAAGTTGTGGATATCGCAGCTGTGGCCAAGCTGGCTCACGAGAACGATGCGCTTCTGTGCGTCGACAACACGATGCTGTCGCCCTACTTGCAGAACCCGCTGACACTTGGCGCAGACATCGTGATCCACTCCGCTACAAAATTTCTTTGCGGACATAGCGATGTCGTTGCGGGAGCGGTGATCGTGCGCGATCCGCAACTCGCGGAAGAGTTTTACCTGATCCAAAACGGGGAGGGAGCCGTACTCGGACCATTTGATTCCTACTTGCTCTTGCGAGGAATCAAGACGCTGGCTCTCCGAGTCGAGCGCCAACAAGAAAACGCCGAGCGCATCGCCGATTTTCTTTCCAACCACTCCGCCGTCCGGCAGACATATTACCCATCGTTGCTGGACAAGAAGAATTTCAGCCTCCACTCTGCTCAGGCTCGCGGAAATGGTGCGGTGGTCAGCTTCGAAACCGGTTCGCTCGGCCTCTCGCGGCAGATCGTGGAATCCCTCAAACTCTTTCCCATTACGGTGAGCTTCGGGGGGCTACAATCATCTGTAAGCTTACCGGGACGGATGTCACACGCAAGCGTGCCGCCGCAGGTTGCAGCCGAACGGCGGTTGCCGCAGGACTTGATTCGCCTGTCGGTTGGAATCGAGGATGCGGAAGATCTGATTGCCGATCTGGCGGACGCCTTGGAAGTCGCGGAGAGCGTGTCTGAGTTGCGTGCGTCGGTCGGTTAG
- the leuD gene encoding 3-isopropylmalate dehydratase small subunit gives MRPFREHTGIVAPLDRSSIDTDQIIPKQFLKRIERTGYGEFLFFDWRYTGDGEPRADFVLNQPQFAGASILIAGKNFGCGSSREHAAWALSDYGFRVIIAPSFADIFATNAGNNGLLLVRLPEQQISTLLDHAGQIPCYKLHVSLLDKRVQDDQGFGARFDIDEFRRTCLLEGLDEIGLTLKHESEVAAYESRIANRAW, from the coding sequence ATGAGGCCTTTCCGCGAACATACCGGCATCGTGGCGCCGCTCGATCGCAGCAGCATCGATACGGACCAGATCATCCCCAAGCAGTTCCTGAAACGAATCGAGCGTACTGGTTACGGAGAGTTCCTCTTCTTCGACTGGCGTTACACCGGCGATGGCGAGCCGCGAGCGGATTTCGTATTGAATCAGCCTCAGTTCGCCGGAGCTTCAATCCTGATCGCAGGGAAAAATTTCGGATGTGGATCGTCACGCGAACATGCTGCGTGGGCTCTATCGGACTACGGTTTTCGCGTGATTATCGCGCCCAGTTTCGCTGATATTTTCGCGACCAACGCCGGCAACAATGGATTGCTGCTTGTGAGGCTCCCCGAGCAACAAATCTCTACATTGCTCGATCACGCTGGGCAAATTCCTTGTTACAAACTGCATGTTTCGTTACTAGACAAGAGGGTTCAAGACGACCAGGGCTTCGGAGCACGCTTCGATATCGACGAGTTCCGTCGCACCTGCCTGCTCGAGGGACTTGATGAGATTGGACTCACTTTGAAACACGAATCCGAAGTCGCTGCCTATGAGAGTCGGATCGCCAACCGGGCCTGGTAA
- the leuC gene encoding 3-isopropylmalate dehydratase large subunit yields the protein MLAKTLFEKLWEQHIVHQDPDGRALLYIDLHLVHEVTSPQAFEGLRLNNLRVRRPDLTIATVDHNVPTTPNRHIISDPIAAQQIETLRRNCHDFGVQLFDIDSSEQGIVHVIGPELGLTQPGKTIVCGDSHTSTHGAFGALAFGIGTSEVEHVLASQCLWQKKPKTMQIVVDGALPLGATAKDIALGIIGRIGSDGATGYAIEYRGAAIRALSMEGRMTVCNMSIEAGARAGMIAPDETTFRYVCGRRFAPKNFEKALAHWQTLQSDDEARFDATVRINAADLEPYVTWGTNPGMVVPISGRVPDPSSAASETERAAAARALEYMDLKPGSAIEDIAIDRVFIGSCTNARIEDLRATAELVRGYHVHPGVRAMVVPGSQQVKHAAEAEGLDRIFRAAGFDWRESGCSMCLGMNPDILQPGERCASTSNRNFEGRQGRGGRTHLVSPPMAAAAAITGHFTDVRKWRFKEAQSA from the coding sequence ATGTTGGCTAAGACACTTTTCGAAAAGCTTTGGGAGCAGCACATCGTCCACCAGGATCCTGACGGACGCGCGCTCCTCTATATCGATCTGCATCTCGTGCATGAGGTCACATCACCGCAGGCGTTCGAGGGGCTGCGCCTTAACAACCTTCGCGTGCGCCGCCCCGACCTAACCATAGCGACGGTTGACCACAACGTTCCCACGACTCCGAATCGCCACATCATTTCCGATCCGATCGCCGCACAGCAGATCGAGACTCTGCGCCGAAATTGTCATGACTTTGGCGTGCAGCTGTTCGATATCGATTCATCAGAGCAGGGCATTGTGCACGTAATTGGTCCGGAGCTTGGGCTTACACAGCCGGGAAAGACGATCGTCTGCGGAGATAGCCACACGAGCACACACGGAGCGTTCGGGGCGCTCGCATTCGGTATCGGAACGTCTGAAGTCGAACACGTACTTGCCTCTCAGTGCCTGTGGCAGAAGAAGCCGAAGACGATGCAGATCGTCGTCGATGGCGCGCTACCGCTGGGCGCCACGGCGAAGGACATTGCTCTTGGAATCATCGGCCGCATTGGCTCCGACGGAGCGACCGGATACGCAATCGAATATCGCGGCGCTGCCATTCGCGCTCTCAGCATGGAAGGCCGGATGACGGTCTGCAACATGAGCATCGAGGCTGGCGCCCGCGCCGGGATGATTGCGCCCGACGAAACTACATTCCGCTATGTTTGCGGACGCCGCTTTGCGCCCAAGAATTTCGAGAAGGCGCTCGCACATTGGCAGACGCTCCAGTCGGACGATGAGGCGCGTTTTGATGCGACCGTCAGAATCAACGCCGCCGATCTCGAGCCTTACGTTACCTGGGGTACCAATCCAGGAATGGTAGTTCCCATTAGCGGCCGAGTTCCCGACCCGAGCTCGGCGGCTTCGGAGACGGAACGCGCGGCTGCCGCTCGCGCTTTGGAGTACATGGATCTGAAGCCTGGAAGCGCGATCGAGGACATCGCGATTGATCGCGTTTTTATCGGCTCGTGCACGAACGCTCGCATTGAGGATCTGCGTGCTACGGCTGAGCTTGTCCGTGGATATCACGTGCATCCAGGAGTGCGCGCAATGGTGGTGCCGGGATCGCAGCAAGTGAAGCATGCGGCCGAGGCGGAGGGACTGGATCGCATCTTCCGCGCTGCCGGCTTCGATTGGCGCGAATCTGGATGCTCGATGTGTCTCGGAATGAATCCGGACATACTGCAGCCGGGAGAGCGCTGCGCATCCACCTCCAATCGTAACTTTGAAGGTCGGCAGGGCCGTGGTGGACGCACTCATCTGGTCAGCCCGCCAATGGCAGCCGCAGCAGCCATTACTGGGCACTTCACCGATGTCCGTAAATGGCGTTTCAAAGAGGCGCAATCCGCATGA
- the leuB gene encoding 3-isopropylmalate dehydrogenase translates to MRLKVAILPGDGIGPEVMKVATKVLRTLADISGFELQAQEYPIGGAALDVTGFPLPKTTLDACLESDAVLLGAVGSSKFDSLPQNRRPEAGLLQLRIALGGFANLRPAVAYSSLTECSPLRAAIVADANILFVRELLGGLYFGEPRGIDAATHSAFNTMRYSESEIERVARVAFEQARQRKSKVTSVDKANVLETSQLWRSVVTRVAQSYPDVALEHIYVDAFAMHLVTNPQRFDVVLTENLFGDILSDEAAAITGSLGMLPSATVGGAVNLYEPVHGSAPDIAGRNLANPLGAIASAAMMLRYTATLHREADEMEAATRSVLAQGYRTADIHRSPSEQQVSTTEMGSLVEEALTAAIIRRQAYHAV, encoded by the coding sequence ATGCGGCTTAAAGTTGCGATTTTGCCCGGTGATGGCATTGGGCCTGAGGTGATGAAGGTAGCCACAAAAGTACTTCGCACCCTGGCCGATATCAGCGGATTCGAGCTTCAGGCCCAGGAATATCCAATTGGTGGCGCGGCGCTGGACGTAACCGGATTTCCGCTTCCCAAGACGACACTCGATGCCTGCTTAGAGAGCGATGCCGTTCTACTCGGCGCCGTCGGATCATCAAAATTCGATTCCCTCCCCCAGAACCGCCGTCCCGAAGCGGGACTGCTTCAACTGCGCATCGCGCTCGGCGGATTCGCGAATTTGCGACCCGCAGTGGCATACAGCTCTCTCACTGAATGTTCTCCATTGCGCGCAGCGATCGTTGCAGACGCCAATATTCTTTTCGTCCGAGAACTGCTCGGTGGACTCTATTTCGGCGAACCTCGCGGTATCGACGCTGCCACTCACTCCGCATTCAACACCATGCGCTATAGCGAATCTGAGATTGAGCGCGTCGCGCGGGTGGCGTTCGAGCAAGCTCGGCAGCGGAAGTCCAAGGTCACATCCGTTGACAAGGCGAACGTACTTGAGACTTCGCAGCTATGGCGTAGCGTGGTAACCCGTGTCGCTCAGTCTTATCCGGATGTAGCGCTCGAACACATTTATGTCGACGCATTTGCCATGCACCTGGTAACGAATCCTCAGCGCTTCGACGTGGTTCTCACAGAGAACCTGTTTGGCGACATTCTTTCGGACGAAGCGGCCGCGATCACAGGCTCTCTGGGCATGCTGCCGTCGGCCACCGTGGGCGGCGCGGTGAATCTTTATGAGCCGGTGCACGGCTCAGCGCCCGACATCGCGGGACGAAATCTTGCAAACCCACTGGGCGCGATTGCGTCAGCAGCAATGATGTTGCGTTATACCGCGACTCTACATCGCGAAGCCGACGAGATGGAAGCTGCCACTCGCAGTGTGCTCGCGCAGGGATACAGAACCGCGGACATTCATCGCTCGCCGAGCGAACAGCAGGTTTCAACCACGGAGATGGGAAGCCTCGTCGAAGAGGCGCTTACGGCAGCGATCATCCGACGGCAAGCGTACCACGCGGTATGA
- a CDS encoding 2-isopropylmalate synthase, which produces MERITIFDTTLRDGEQSPGCSMNISEKLRLAQTLDALGVDVIEAGFPIASHGDFAAVELIARDIRRPGIAALARCKREDVERAWEAVRDAERPRIHTFLATSDIHLEYKLKITRAEALQQAREVVSLAKSHCDDIEFSPEDATRSDFDFLCEVLEAAIEAGATTLNIPDTVGYTLPAEYGALIANLCKKVRNIDKAVVSVHCHDDLGLAVANTLAGVDAGARQVECTINGIGERAGNAALEEIAMVMRVRSDRLQYQTGIETKLLYAASRQLAGMISFGPQPNKPVVGENAFAHAAGIHQHGMLSNPLCYEIMTPESVGAPGTKLVLGKHSGRHALQARYTELGYQLSPSELQETYTRFIDLADRKKNVYDQDLVSLLPIERRSSRAAATAPDVGAPSFR; this is translated from the coding sequence ATGGAACGAATCACGATCTTCGACACCACCCTACGCGACGGTGAGCAGTCTCCCGGATGCAGTATGAACATCAGCGAAAAGCTGCGCCTGGCGCAGACGCTCGATGCACTTGGAGTCGACGTGATTGAGGCTGGCTTTCCGATTGCCTCCCACGGAGACTTCGCGGCTGTTGAGTTGATTGCCCGAGACATTCGGAGACCAGGCATTGCGGCGTTAGCTCGCTGCAAGCGTGAGGACGTGGAGCGCGCATGGGAGGCGGTTCGGGACGCCGAGCGTCCCCGTATCCACACATTCCTGGCTACCTCCGACATTCATCTCGAATACAAGCTGAAGATCACGCGTGCCGAGGCGCTTCAGCAGGCTCGCGAAGTGGTGTCGCTCGCCAAGTCGCATTGCGATGACATCGAGTTTTCTCCGGAAGATGCCACCCGGTCAGACTTTGACTTTCTTTGCGAGGTTTTGGAGGCCGCGATCGAGGCTGGAGCTACGACGTTGAACATTCCCGATACGGTCGGGTACACGCTGCCGGCAGAGTACGGCGCCCTCATCGCGAACCTCTGCAAGAAAGTGCGCAACATCGATAAGGCGGTAGTCTCTGTGCACTGCCACGACGACCTGGGACTCGCGGTGGCCAATACTCTGGCTGGCGTTGACGCTGGCGCACGCCAGGTGGAGTGCACGATCAACGGCATCGGCGAGCGCGCAGGCAATGCAGCTCTCGAAGAAATCGCGATGGTGATGCGAGTTCGCAGCGATCGTCTGCAGTACCAAACCGGCATCGAAACAAAACTGCTTTACGCGGCCAGTCGGCAGTTGGCGGGAATGATCAGTTTCGGGCCGCAGCCAAACAAGCCGGTGGTTGGCGAAAATGCGTTTGCGCACGCCGCCGGCATTCACCAGCATGGCATGCTCTCGAATCCACTCTGCTACGAAATCATGACTCCTGAATCCGTTGGCGCTCCGGGAACAAAGCTCGTTTTGGGAAAACACTCCGGCCGTCATGCATTGCAGGCTCGGTATACCGAGCTTGGATATCAGCTGAGCCCGAGTGAACTGCAGGAGACTTACACAAGGTTCATCGACTTGGCAGATCGCAAGAAGAACGTTTATGACCAGGATCTGGTTTCCCTGCTGCCGATCGAGCGTCGTTCCAGCCGCGCGGCTGCCACTGCCCCCGATGTCGGCGCGCCAAGTTTCAGATAA
- a CDS encoding LysR family transcriptional regulator yields MDLFQLQTFMAVVQEGSFSRAAQKLHRSQPAISQTIRKLEEHLGEPLLDRSSRDGTLTDAGRVVYEYAQKMVNLRTEAEGALTELRQLYRGKLSIAANEFTCLYLLPVLDEFRRLYPTIKITVLRSLASRIPDDLLNHNAELGVISFRPNSLDLQSICVYSDQLTFIVHRKHPLSGQSRVKIQQLGAEVFIAHNVQSPYRLKVIDAFRRSKTPLNMNVELPTIESIKKFVAMGNGVALLPRISVQEELGPKLVSIPVPELQFERKLRIVYRKRSKLSHAAKAFLKVAQSFAQTREDYMYAVER; encoded by the coding sequence ATGGACCTTTTTCAACTCCAGACGTTCATGGCTGTAGTGCAGGAAGGTAGCTTCTCACGGGCTGCCCAGAAACTCCATCGCAGCCAGCCCGCCATCAGCCAAACCATTCGCAAGCTGGAGGAGCATCTAGGGGAGCCGCTCCTGGATCGGTCTTCCCGTGATGGCACGCTCACCGATGCCGGCAGAGTAGTTTACGAATACGCGCAGAAAATGGTGAACCTGCGGACGGAGGCCGAGGGAGCACTTACGGAGCTGCGCCAGCTCTATCGCGGTAAGCTGAGCATCGCGGCCAACGAGTTCACATGCCTGTATTTGCTGCCCGTGCTCGATGAGTTTCGTAGACTGTATCCGACGATCAAAATCACCGTCCTGCGTTCCTTAGCCAGCCGTATTCCGGACGATCTGCTGAATCACAACGCCGAATTGGGCGTGATTTCCTTCCGCCCAAATTCTCTGGACTTGCAGTCGATCTGCGTTTACAGCGACCAGCTGACGTTCATCGTTCATCGCAAGCATCCCCTTAGCGGACAATCGCGCGTAAAAATCCAACAACTCGGCGCCGAGGTGTTCATCGCTCATAACGTGCAATCCCCGTATCGATTAAAGGTCATCGACGCTTTTCGCCGATCAAAGACGCCGCTTAACATGAACGTGGAGCTTCCGACGATCGAGTCGATCAAGAAGTTCGTCGCCATGGGAAATGGCGTAGCTCTGCTGCCGCGCATTTCCGTACAGGAAGAACTTGGGCCCAAACTGGTCAGCATTCCTGTGCCCGAGCTGCAGTTTGAACGCAAACTTCGAATCGTCTATCGCAAACGCTCAAAGCTCTCGCACGCAGCGAAAGCCTTTCTTAAGGTCGCGCAATCATTCGCCCAAACACGCGAAGATTACATGTATGCGGTAGAACGATGA
- a CDS encoding N-acetyltransferase has product MLTRRAILPDVEQIHKLIGEYSPDGTLLPRTLAELSENVRDFVVVENENEIIGCGALHFYGRHLTEIRSIAVHPTHKGKGAGRVLIDALLKEAEHHKITCVCLFTRIPDFFAKFGFEFASREVLPDKIYKDCLKCPRLHACDEVAMYRGSLPKVTPVKLEDIQVPLSALRA; this is encoded by the coding sequence ATGCTCACGCGTAGAGCCATCCTGCCGGACGTTGAGCAGATCCACAAACTCATCGGCGAATATTCACCCGATGGCACGCTGCTGCCGCGCACACTCGCGGAATTGTCGGAGAATGTGCGCGACTTCGTCGTAGTCGAAAACGAGAACGAGATCATCGGCTGCGGCGCGCTGCACTTCTATGGACGGCATTTGACTGAAATCCGCTCCATCGCCGTTCACCCGACGCACAAGGGCAAAGGGGCCGGCCGCGTTCTGATCGACGCGCTGCTCAAAGAGGCTGAACATCACAAGATCACGTGTGTGTGTCTGTTTACGCGGATTCCAGACTTCTTTGCGAAGTTCGGATTTGAATTCGCCAGTCGCGAGGTGCTGCCGGACAAGATCTATAAAGATTGTCTGAAATGCCCGCGCCTGCACGCTTGCGATGAAGTCGCAATGTACCGTGGCTCGTTGCCCAAGGTGACGCCGGTGAAGCTGGAGGATATCCAGGTTCCGTTGTCCGCCTTGCGAGCTTAG